AACACCTGTGTCGGTTCTTCCGCAGCCGGTTATATTTATTTCTTCACCTAAGAGCTTTGACAAAGCATCATTGATCACCGACTGTATTGTAAGAGCATTATCCTGCATCTGCCAGCCGTGATAATTTTTCCCGTTAAAAGCAAGTTTTATAAAATATCTGTTTGGCAATATTTTCATTATATTCTCAACCCTTTATTTCTAATATTCATAAACAAAAGTTAACTAAATTATTAAAGTTTCTAAAATATCTGAGTACTAATGGTCAGTCGCCTACGATTTGTAACTACTTTATTTTAAATCTTTATTATTTTCTTGATTAAATTTTGTTCCTTTGACTTAATCTTTAATATGTAAATTCCTCTGGTTAAATTCCCTAATTCGACTTGTTTTGATTTACTATTTGATTGTTTAATATCAATATTAAAGACAGCTATTCCATTTAAATCATAAATTTCAATACTTTGATAGTCGGGTTTTAATTCAATTGTTATTTCATCATCGAATGGATTAGGAAAAATATGAATCTCATTGTTTGTAATTTCATCAATTCCAAATTCACTTTTAATAGTTACATAGATTGTATCAGCAACAATACATGGCCCATCAGTTACTTCAACCCAAATTGGAAATGTTCCCATTCCATAATCATATCCAATTATTGTTATTGTATTTGAAGTTGACCCATCCGACCATAAATACGATTCATATTGATCGGGTATTGAAATAATAATTGTATCATTTTCCTTTATTGTAGTATCTGCACCAAGATTGATCTCGAAACCAGGATGAATATCTATATTTATGGTGTCATACAACCAGCATCCATCTTCATTCGAGCAAGCAAAATGATAAATTCCGGATTCTGTAACCATATACCAATTTTGATTAGTAATACTATCGTTCCATGAGTAATATTCATATTCTTCCGGACTCGTTAATATATATTGATCACAAGCGATTGTATCTGGTCCGAGATTAATAATTTCAGGTTCTGTTCTGGTGAGCTTTGCAATAAAACCGTCATTAAAATAATATGAAAATGAATCAAGAGTATCTAAGCCAAAATAAGAAAACCCCTGGTAGTATCCACTGATTATAGGATTATTACAATTATCCATTATTAAATATGATGATATGAGGTCATGGGTTGTTTCACTTTTAATGATATTGACTAAATCTCCATCCTCAGTTAATTCTACAACAAAGGCTTCAGATTTATAACTATTTGATACAATAGTATCCGCAATTTGAAAATCACCATCAGTACTTGCAACAAAAATTAAATTATTTTCAATTAATTTTATTTTTCCTACTCCCATCTGTTGGTTATCATCCTTGGGAATAATATAATACCAGTCAGGTTGAAATGCTGTATCAAATTTACCAATAAAACTATAATATTCATCATCGGGAATAATTATGGTGTCTTGAGAAAGAATAACAGTATCATAAACTGTCCCAGTCAAAGAAAACTCACCAATTTCATTAACTACCATATTATAAGGATAAACAGGGAAATCGAAGAAATTTAGTTTTGTTACAATTCCATTATTATTGATAATTGAAATAAAATCAGATGTATATTGAGAACTATAAGGATTATAAATTGTATCTCCATTATAAATTATATCGGAATAAGATCTACCCCAAAAATATAATTGTTCATCTGCGCCTTGAACTAAATGTGTACTTGATAACTCACCAAAAAAATCATTTCGCCAAAGCATATTTCCATCTTTATCCAATTTAGAAATAGAAGTAAAATCTTGTTCGGAATAAACAGTGTCCTGTTCAAAAAAACTAACTGTAGTAGGTGAAGAAAAAGAGGCAGTTTGTTCAGACAAAATAAACATATCTCCATTTTTATCTACAATATATTCATTAATATCATCTTGAAGAGTTCCACCTATCAGTGTAGCCCAAACAACTTTATACTGATTATTAAGCTTCATTATTAGTCCATCCGGTGAAGATGGGTATGGCCCATTGCAATGGTTTATAATGGTATCCTGAACAAACATCCTTGTTGTAAATGAACAAGCAATATATAAATTTAATTCCTGATCTGTTCTTACATTGGCATGAAATATATGTTGTCCAGGCAAGGTGTATAAATCCAATGCAGTAACAAACTCACCTTTTGTATTATTGATAAGTATTGCGGCATTATTACGATAACCTGAATATTGCTCAGGGTGGTGAAATGTAGTATCTGGCATAAAGAGTATAGAATCATAAGGACAAACTGAATAGAGATTATTCATAAAATCACATTCCTGTACTTGAAGACATGTACCTGAAAATTTGTTTGAAATACTTTTTCCCCATTCCCAATTCCATTCCTGACTAAATACTTTAGCTGAAAAAAACAGGATTAACAAAGCTAACAAACTAAGATACTTAATTCTTGATTTCATGATATTTGAATTATGTTTATTATAAATTAAATCAGACAGAGATTTAATTTTTTATTATTTTGAATGATCTGATTTCATCTTCTGATTGAATTTTTAAAAAGTATATTCCTGTTAAAAATGTACTAATGTCAATTTCTACTGAACCAAAGTTGTTTCGTTTTCCTTCAAGTAATAAATTTCCATTTATGCTGAATATTTTATATTTTAAAATTGTTGGAATGTTTTTGATAAAAAACCTACCCCTTGTTGGATTGGGTGCAATTTTAATCTTTTCCATTTCTTCCGTATTTTCTTTTATATATGTAATAACACCGTACGAATCTGTTTTAAATAAATAAATATCAGAACCACCAATTCCTAAATTACGAGTATAACCACAAACAATAAAACCTCCATCTTCAGTTGTACAAATATCGGATGCTCCATCGTCATAGATTCCACCATAGGTTTTTGTCCACAATGTATCTCCATTTGAATCTGTGCGTATTAACCAAATATTTCTATTTTCACCATGAATTTTCTTATTACAACAAAAAATAAAACCCCCATCATTTGTATTATCTACTGCAATTCCATTAAAATTATCATCATTAGTTCCGTATGTCTTGCTCCATTCCTTATTCCCAAATTCATCTGTTTTTATAACATAAACTTCCCCATCCATTACAATAAAACCATCATATTTATTTCCACATAAAATATACCCACCATCTTCTGTTTCTTTAACATCCCATGCAGATTCGCATGAGGAACTTCCACCAAAAGTTTTATTCCAATTCAGGTTTCCATTCTGATCAGTTTTAAATAACCAAGCATCATGATACTCTCCGGGAGTATCATATAATCCACAAATAACAAACCCTCCATCAGAAGATTGAACCAGACCTTTTCCATAGCTTGTACCTGAACTACCAAAAGTTTTATCCCACATATACTCACCATCTTTATTAGTCCGAAGTAAAAATACTTTGCGTTGCCACAGTTTTTTATTATTAGAATATATATCGAAAATACCACAAAAAGCATAACCACTGTCGATAGTTTGAATGACTGTATATGCTATACCTGAAGGTGCATATTCAGAATAATTCTTTATCCATTCCTTATTTCCAGCATCATCATATTTTAATAAAAATGGATATGAATCACCTAAATCATACTTATAGCCTGTAATAATATATCCATTATCAAAAGTTTGTTTTACGGAATATCCTACATCGCTATTATATTCAGTTCCCTCTATACGTGTCCATATTGTGTCTCCATATATATTGATTTTAGCCGTAAAAATATCAGTATCTCCTGTATATAAATTTGAAACAT
This genomic stretch from Bacteroidales bacterium harbors:
- a CDS encoding T9SS type A sorting domain-containing protein — protein: MKSRIKYLSLLALLILFFSAKVFSQEWNWEWGKSISNKFSGTCLQVQECDFMNNLYSVCPYDSILFMPDTTFHHPEQYSGYRNNAAILINNTKGEFVTALDLYTLPGQHIFHANVRTDQELNLYIACSFTTRMFVQDTIINHCNGPYPSSPDGLIMKLNNQYKVVWATLIGGTLQDDINEYIVDKNGDMFILSEQTASFSSPTTVSFFEQDTVYSEQDFTSISKLDKDGNMLWRNDFFGELSSTHLVQGADEQLYFWGRSYSDIIYNGDTIYNPYSSQYTSDFISIINNNGIVTKLNFFDFPVYPYNMVVNEIGEFSLTGTVYDTVILSQDTIIIPDDEYYSFIGKFDTAFQPDWYYIIPKDDNQQMGVGKIKLIENNLIFVASTDGDFQIADTIVSNSYKSEAFVVELTEDGDLVNIIKSETTHDLISSYLIMDNCNNPIISGYYQGFSYFGLDTLDSFSYYFNDGFIAKLTRTEPEIINLGPDTIACDQYILTSPEEYEYYSWNDSITNQNWYMVTESGIYHFACSNEDGCWLYDTINIDIHPGFEINLGADTTIKENDTIIISIPDQYESYLWSDGSTSNTITIIGYDYGMGTFPIWVEVTDGPCIVADTIYVTIKSEFGIDEITNNEIHIFPNPFDDEITIELKPDYQSIEIYDLNGIAVFNIDIKQSNSKSKQVELGNLTRGIYILKIKSKEQNLIKKIIKI
- a CDS encoding T9SS type A sorting domain-containing protein, which codes for MKNISFLFCVFFAVNQLIGQPTFEKTYGTIDDDRGYSVSICDDNSYIICGNVSNLYTGDTDIFTAKINIYGDTIWTRIEGTEYNSDVGYSVKQTFDNGYIITGYKYDLGDSYPFLLKYDDAGNKEWIKNYSEYAPSGIAYTVIQTIDSGYAFCGIFDIYSNNKKLWQRKVFLLRTNKDGEYMWDKTFGSSGTSYGKGLVQSSDGGFVICGLYDTPGEYHDAWLFKTDQNGNLNWNKTFGGSSSCESAWDVKETEDGGYILCGNKYDGFIVMDGEVYVIKTDEFGNKEWSKTYGTNDDNFNGIAVDNTNDGGFIFCCNKKIHGENRNIWLIRTDSNGDTLWTKTYGGIYDDGASDICTTEDGGFIVCGYTRNLGIGGSDIYLFKTDSYGVITYIKENTEEMEKIKIAPNPTRGRFFIKNIPTILKYKIFSINGNLLLEGKRNNFGSVEIDISTFLTGIYFLKIQSEDEIRSFKIIKN